Part of the Halobaculum halobium genome, GTACCTCTCGACCCTCCGAGCCTGAATCGGCGGGATTCCGGGGCCAACGATCGAATCGCCTTCGGAACCGGACGATGACCCCGCGGGCGGGACAACCGATTTGTCTCCCGCCGCCGACTGGCCGCTATGACCGTCATCGCGCTGTTGAGCGTCGCGCCGGTTGTCGAGGGGAGTATGGCCGGCGAGGTCGCGAAGGCCGTCGCCGCCCTCGAGGACTTCGACGTCGCCTACGAGACGAATCCGATGGGTACCGTCATCGAAGCCGAGGAGATCGGGGAGCTGATGGCGGCCGCGACGGCCGCACACGAGGCCGTCGACGGCGACCGCGTCTCCACGTTCCTGAAGATCGACGACAAGCGAACGCGCAGCCAGCGCGCCGACGAGAAAGTCGGCGCCGTCGAACGCGAACTCGGCCGTCCCGCCCGGAGCGACGTGAGTTAATAATTCGTCCACAGTTCGTTGTTATGATATACCACCAATTCAGCCGGAATTGGCAGGAGAATTAATACCGACTCGGACAGTAGCGTCGGCAACAGCGATGACGGACGACCACGACGATCACCCGGGCGCCGACCACGCTCTCGGCGAGGACCGAGAGACCGGCCCCGGCGGCGACGAGTCGGGCGAGTTCTCACTTCGTGTGCCCGACATGGACTGCGCCTCCTGCGCCGCGAAAGTCGAGCGGAGCGTCTCGGGGGTCGACGGCGTGATCGACGTCGACACATACCCGACGACCGGCGCGCTCTCGGTCACGACCGACGGCTCGATCGACCGCGAAACGGTCGGTTCGGCTGTCGAGACCGCCGGCTACACCGTCGAGGACGAGGGCGGCCTCGAATCGGTGACGCTGGCTGTCCCGGAGATGGACTGCGCCTCCTGCGCCGGCAAGGTGACCGGCGCGCTGGAGCGCGTCGCGGGCGTGCGCGAACTCGACGCGCACCCGACGACGGGGAACGTCCTTCTCCGCTTCGACCCCGAGGCGACGACGCTGACGGCGATCGTCTCGGCCGTCGAGTCTGCCGGCTACGAGGTCGTCTCCACGTCACTCGACGGAGACGGTGAGAGCGGCGGCGCCGGCGAGGACGAGCGCTCGGTGTGGCGGAGCCGTCGCGCGTACGCGACGTACCTCGCTGCGCTGCTCACCGGCGTCGGACTGGTGCTCGCGAACCCCTTGGCGCCCGCGGGTGCGGGGCCGACAGTCGATCTTCTGGGTCGTGCGGTCCGGATCGGCGACCTCGCGTTCCTCGGGGCGGTCGCAGTCGGCGGCGTCGCCGTCTTCCGTAACGGCTACTACTCGCTGCGCCAGCGCAGCCTCGACATCGACCTGCTGATGAGCGTCGCCATCCTCGGCGCCGTCGCCGCCGGAATCGGCTTCGACGAGCCGCTGTACTTCGAGGCGGCGACGCTGACGACGCTGTTCTCCGTCTCTGAGCTGCTGGAGGGGGCGGCGATGGACCGCGCGCGCGACTCCCTCCGCGAGCTGATGGAGCTGTCGCCGACCGAGGCGACCGTCGTCAGAAACGGCGAGGAGGAGGTCGTCCCCGCCGACGCCGTCGCCGTCGGC contains:
- a CDS encoding MTH1187 family thiamine-binding protein, with translation MTVIALLSVAPVVEGSMAGEVAKAVAALEDFDVAYETNPMGTVIEAEEIGELMAAATAAHEAVDGDRVSTFLKIDDKRTRSQRADEKVGAVERELGRPARSDVS